The segment TTGGACACGTATGTATGGGTGATATCGATGCTATGATCAGGTGGTCTTGACCCTCAGAACTCCCATCCTCATGCGTGTCCAGTCCACTGCTCAGCATGCAGGTGTGACGAAGGAGGTCAAGTGGCTCAAAACGGCACAGAAGTACATCTGGGTCAGCTCTCATCTATCCACATTCAGTTCCCCTAAaattattccaagtcaaaacccTTCATCTCCCAGGCCTGTCGGTTACTCCGAGGCCTCACCCCTCCTTTCCATACTGGGGCTTGTCCGGCTCTGGAGTGAAGTTTCCCCGAGTTACAGATCGAGGATCTGCTTCttctcccccaatcctaaccattAGTGagggaaatgcaaaactgacccaggATCAGCAACTTCACCTTACTGGGGCTTGTCCGTCTTGTGGGCAGTAATGAAGGCCATGCCATGGGTCCTCAAGTGGGTGTTAAGGTCGGAGGCCCTGTCGAAGCGTCGGCTGCACACCCTGCAGCTCATTTTCCCCTTACCGTCCTCTCCGTCCTGTGGGGACGAGGGTAAGTCGTCCGGGGAAGAGGGGGTGCGGGGTGGCCTGTGGTGTGACTCCCCCTGGGGATCTCTCACACGGTGGGTGATGAAACGGTGGCGTCCCAGGGAGCCAGCCGAGGCGAAGCACACGCCACACTGCAGGCACTGGAAGGAGGCAGCATCAGCGCAATGCTGCGGGATGTGGCGCTGGAATTCGGCGCCGTCCTCCGTGGCGAAGCCGCACGGCACGCAGCGGAACACATTGTCGTCCTCCTCGGGCTCGGGAAGCGCCGACGCTCGCGTTTTCTTCAAAGGAATGCTGCCCTCCTCGCCCCCCTCTGTGGCCTCTCTGCTGTCCGTGCCACCCCCTTCCTCGTCCCCTGGTGGCCCCCCCTCCCCGTCAAGTTCAGATGAGCTGCCTGGGCCCTTACCCGGGACTGAACGCTTCCTGATCTGTGGAGATCCATGCATGGGGACAGAGGGGTGATGGGGGGGGTCAAAAAGAGAGAACGTCAAAAAGCAGTATTGATTTTTGGTTTAACATACTCAGATCCATGGGTAACATTACTGAAATGTACCCCCACCAAGTGATGGAAAGAAGAATGGATTCTAACTGACCTGTCCGTCAGTGGCTCTGACCCTGTGATGATGGACCTGGATATGCTTCTCCAGTATGAGCCGACTGCTGAAGGTCCGCTTGCCCTCTGTGCAATATCTGCAAACACACAAGTATACACATAGGCTCTGAGGATGCTGCACACTTTCCTTAGGTGGGCTGATATTCGACTAAACTTAACATTCTAAATATCCCTGCTAATTGTCTTGTTATATCAACTCTACAGACATTTTCAAGTATAATATATATCCTACTTAGCAGACGCTTTTTCCCCCCAAAGTGAGTTAGTCATGCATACAGCCTTTGTTTTTATGTACGAGTGGCCCTGGGAATCAAAGCCCACTATCCgtgctctaccaattgagctacagGGGACAAAATATGGTGCTTTTGTGGATGTTTAGATGATTATGGGGTTCACTCACTGGCAGTGGAAGACTCTCTTGTTGCCCTCGTGGATGACGCGTACATGGCGACGCAGGCTggaagaggtggagaaggagctctcacacacacaacacgggAACTTCTTCATAGTCTACAGGGGAAGTTTCGAGGAGAAAAGAGGGTGAGTCCTCTGtgcacacacccccacacattACACTAAGGTCATACAAATACTAAACAACCTTGGTACAAAACCACGTCGCGCACATAAAAAAGttggttaaattcccatgtaccgaatGGAAAAATACAagtaaaatgggtttccattgcattGAACTCTACTGATGGGTTTGTCACAAAATCTGTTGCGTTATATAGAAAATGTGCCTAGTCTGGTCTTGTCACATGTGCTCTAGCCAACAAGCTTGCCGATGATGTAAGCAACCTACATTaagagattattatggataagaacagtatttttatttgtcaaaaagCATCGATCATTACGTCACAAAAATAAGACCCTGGATATGTACTGGAGGCATTAAGCTCATgtcactttcaccaccctgtgaagttcataatttctttaatctgtagcctaataaactgcatggtttcccaagtcgtggtgggaggaccacacaacatatcgcGCAACTCCATGTTTACTTCGTTATGATGGTTATATCAATTTCTCGCAGAATTAATTTTACCATTACATGtcgaattatatatatatttgtctgCATTTATAACCGGCATATCCTATTTCCATCAGCACGCACAGACTTTTATCCGCAATAAGTCAGTTTGATGGCAACATATCTCGTGGGAAAATTAGCATTTATGCAGATTTtcgaatattcacatgaaaatcggACGCAAATTGTATGGAAATCTAGCTACAGCAAGCATGTCCCAGCCAAATTAGTAAATTTTTCCAGAGGCATAGTTCTGCCATATTTCAATGTAAACAGGATCCACCAGAGCCTAATTTTGAATCTCATAGCAacgggtctaaatacttatgtaaataagttatgtttgttttatatttaatagttgcaaaaatgtctaaaaatctgtttcggctttgtcattctggggtagTGTGATGAGAAAAtataaatttaatccattttagaataagtctaacgtaacaaaatgtgcaaaaagtcatTTGGTctcaatactttccaaatgcactgtattttcTAGGTTAGTCAGATTTATTTTTCCTTAGAAGGTTTCTCTGCAAGTTGACTGGCATCTATTGTGTTGCAATGCCCACAGCAACATAATCCCAACGGAAGGCTACACATTTTTATGTTTTGCAATTCACAAATTATTATTTGATTCAATTCACCGCGATCTAACCGAATCCAAAATACTACAATGGCAAAGCAAATCATTCGATTTGTTAAAAATAATCGATTCAcatctttattttttttatgtgAAGTGGGTCATAGGTTATACAGATAATTACCTTTCCGTGCTCTGTCTTCATGTGAGAGATGTAGTCGTCGCTCTGTGTGAAGGTCTTCTGACATTGCTGGCAGCTCCATTCTGAGATGGTCCCACGATGGCTGCCTACCTCCATAGAACTAGACTGATTCTCAGGTTCCTCATAGTCCtcacccccctcttcctctccttcctcctcctcttggtcTCGGCCCCAGTCCTCCCCATCTGAGTTGTCCTTTTTTGCAGAGGGCTTGGATtttgggagggagggggctgaggGGTTGGTGGGGGCAGGGGCAGAGGCATTGGATTGGCCCTCCTGTTTGACTGACTGCCTTCTGTGAGCAGTCTGGATAAGAGGAAGTAAGAAAGGGATAACCAATCAGACAAGAGAAAAGGGAAGACAATATTGACAAATTAGCTCCTATAAATTACTATTTACCATCCAGGGGATTGATCAACTAACATGTCACTTTCCTTTACTACAATCGTATGTTTACATATGAGTTGGAATTTCACTAAACAAACCTTTATGTGTTCCATCATGGAACCTTTCTGTGCGTAGAGTTTGGTGCAGTCAGGACACTTGAACACATGCACTTTCTGCTTGGCCAGGTGGGTGTCAAAATGCATGTACAGTAAGGGTTTCTGGGTAAAAACTGTATCACACATCACACACTTGTAGATCAATCTGCaaatacagagaaagagggtATTTAGGAGTGAATTAAACTTTTTTTCAGGGCTCAAATTGTGACAAAAACAGACATGCTTTACAATCAACTAAAAACCAGTGTTTCCCAATTCTGGGGACCCAAAGAGGTGTACATTTTTGTTCTAACACACATTAATTAAGTGTGTTAGTGCTAGAGCACTAGGACAAAAACGTACACACCTCTGGGTCCTCTGGACCAGGATTGCAAAACACTGCTCTAAACCTAGAGACATAACATGGTTCAGTGACTGTGGGGTATTTACTTGGCCTGTCCCCCGGTGAGGGTGGGGTGCTGGGTGCTGATGTGTCCCTGTGCACTAGGGGCAGACTTAAAGGCCATAGGGCAGCTGGGGCACTTGTGGAACACCTCGCAGTGGGCCGCCTGGATGTGGGACTTGATGGAGTTCAGACCCCCGAAGACCACCTGGCAACTGGAGCACCTGGGGAACAGAtatgaacaacaacaaaatgttaaACACAGGTTTAGTCACTGATGCTAATATTGGGTGGCTTGATTGTGATGCAACTAAGGAAAGAATCCTCAACCACATCTTTTCACATATCTTTGAGTTAGAGGGAGTGTATTTGCATTTGATTACTGTATGTATCCCTCATACATCCACCTGACAATGGAGTGTCATAATAATACATAACGCTGCATCTAAGCAGTAGTTTGTGGTATGTACACGTGCATGTATTTGTAGCACAATTGTCTATCAGTGCAGATGACCGACACACTGAATAAGGCTGCTTAAGCCGAAACATCTGTTTAAGCTAGTGAAAATACTTCTGCGACATCCTTTTGTGTGCGGACTTATTGCATTTGTTTCAGACGCTATCTCTTCACCTGTATCCAATGCGGCGGGCGAAGTGCAGACAGGCCTCCTCCAGGTGGGTCTGGAAGCTGGCTTGCCGGGCGATGCCCCCACACTCTGGACAAACGTGGGGTGCCCGGTGCTTATGAATCCTCTGGTGAGCCGACACACTGCACCAGTTAGGCAGCATCATGGGAGGGGAGCACAGCATACAGGTCTGGGTAGGAAGATGAGAGGTTTAACGATTGACATACAGCACACACATTGAGGAATTAATCAGAACTCGTTTTCATAGTAAACATTAGCAGCATCATGGGAGGGGAGTACAGCATACAGGTTtgggtagggaggagagggagaaaatgttTAAAAGTTGACTAACACTATGAATACACTACTATTTCTAATACTAGTACTGTGTAATAAGCCAGTCATCAATGCACACCCACAGGTCTGgccaaggaagagagagaacacgTTTTAAAGTTAATTGTGGCCTTACAAATGCCTTGTTTTCATAGTCAAACACTAATATTGCGTAATACATAAAGTAAAGCAGTCCacaatctgtgtctgggaaactgcctTATTCAGTCATTATGTATGACTAAGCTTGACACTAGTAGTTCGTCATTAGCCTGTGAATAATGCACACACATACTTCAGGCTCTGTATCAAAGGACTCACCGAGTTGGAGGTAGCTCTGATCTGCTGGAAGTGGGCGACCAGCTCAGCCTTGCCAGAGAACTGGGCCTGGCACTCGGGACACTTGAAGTTGTGGTACTGCAGCACCTCTCCCTTCTTGCTGGGGAGGGGCATCAGCACCTGGGGGATCTGGGGCGCACGGCGGACCGGTCTCAGCTGGGCTGCAGAGGGAGACTGTGTGTCCTTCAGTGGGCTGGAACTGGATGACACTGCGGGGGCTCCGGACATgggggaggagactggaggaggagaggagattgaAGAAGGGGAACACATGCCTGGTCAACAAAGCAAGAAAGCGAAGCAAGAATACAAAGAAGTTGGAAGTCAATTGCATGATGGTATCTCGCTCTTGTGTTTCATATAATAACATGGACCACATCCTAACAGAAATAAAGCTTTGTTTATATAGCCACATTGTATGCGTCCTAAATTGCTTAAACTTTTTTGCTGCGTCCTATGGGATGAAGCCATTTTCACTAAACTCTCCCGAAAGTGCCGCCTTACTGATGGGTGTGGTGTCCTGCTGGCCAATCATCTGCTCCACGGTGACGGGCCTCATGATGAGGTGAGAGCACTGCATTACCAGCCCTCGTTCCTTATGCTCCCTGGCGTGGAGCAGCAGGCTGCACTTGTTGAAAAAGGCCAGCCTCTTGGCACAGTGGTTGCAGGTCACCTCGATGCGCAGCGAGCGCCTGTCATAGTGGCGAGCCAGGCTGCGCTCCAAGGCGAAGGCATCGCCACATTCTAGACAGCGGTAGCCCATGGCAGGCAGAGGGAGCCCCCACTCTGGGGGCGGAGCCGCCGAGAGGTCAGGCTTATAACTGGGCAGCAGGTTCTTGCTGTTGAGGATCTTGTTGAAGGCCTCCACCAGGCTAGACTGGCTGCGGGAAATGACGGCACCCGTGCTGTTCACAATGGAGGCAGGCTTGTTTGGCTGGTGAGTACCGGCTAGGAAGCTGGCGCTGCCCCCGTTAGACGTTTTAGCACCAACAGGACGTACACTCATCCCACCCGTGGCTACTGAGAACTTCGGAGAGGAGGCAACCGAGGGAGTGGCAGGCAGGGCGGCAGATTTAGTGATGCTAACAGCAGTGGCAGATACCTTGGCTTTGTCAGAGTCCGAGGAGGCAGCCATCTTGTTCTGAGCCTTGGTTGCAGCGGCTAGCATAGCACTACTGGCTGCTAGTGTAGACATGGGTAGTGTGTTGAGACTCTTTGCTTTCTGTGACTGGGAGGGTGCCATACGACCAGAGGGAGTGTCAGGTTTCCAGGCCCTGTTGACTGGGGTCTTCCGCACCCCTGGTGGAGCTTTGCTAGGCTCCATACCCTTGGCTCCAGCAGCACCTGCTTTGGGTGCGACTCTGGTAACAGTTCTGGTGATTCCACCAGTGGAGGTTTTGATGGTCTTTATCCGCACTTTGAGGGGCCGGGCAGGAGCAGCAGGCCCTCCTGGAGTTGATGTGCAACTTTCAGTGGTTGGAGGTGTAGACTTGCCATCATCCACTtccattttctcctctcctgttcttgcaccctcttcctctccaaaaTCTGCCTTTCCATCCATAGCCTTCTCTATTCCATtttccacctccatctcctcctcctccttaggcTCCTGAAGGTCTGAGGGGGGTGGTGTGGAGGCTACTGCAGGGCTGGAGCACCTCTTGGCGGTTACTGGTGCAGCCGATATGGGTATTACTGGCTCAGGACTTTCAGGTGAGTCTCGCTCTTCTATAACATGCTCTGGGTGTTTGTCTTCCTGTGGTAGACAGCCCGAGGGAGTGTCCCCTGGTTTGGGGTGAGCTGCCGATGAGGCCATGGGATGGGTGGAGTCAGAGCTGCCAGCAGAGGACCTAAAACGACGGGTCAGTTTGGGAGGGGTGCGGGAGGGGGAGCCAGGGGGTTCCTGGATCAGCAGCGGGGGCCCTAGGTCCGGATCTGAATCAACCCCCTCTGAGTCTCTGGGACACAATGTCGGGCCGGCTTTAGGTGCCCCGTTAAACGGCTGAGATGAGTGCAACGGGTGTGAGGAGAGGGCGGATGGCGGGGATGGGAGCAGAGGCTTGGAAGgcgggaagaaaggagaggacagtcctACTGACACTCCTGAGACAAGAGGCGCAGACacaacagatgaagaggaggataaCGAAGCTTCTTTGCCTGCCTCTTGCCGTGTGTGCTGCTGCTGTAGGAGCTGCATCTTTCTCGCCCTCCCTACAGGGTCTCCCGATCCTTGCGCCATGAGAGGCTTCAGTCTGTTGAATATATTGCCAACCTGCTTGACTAATTTAGTTGATCCAGCACCGCCTCCTCCACCCTCCGTTTTGGGGGTAGACACTGACCACGGCTCCCCATTAGATTGGGCCTGAGCCTGGGTTAGGGGCATAGTTATACCAGCAGCCCCAAACCCATTGTGATTGAGTGGTTCAGATTCCGCTATGTCTGGGGCACAGACACCGAGCCGTGCACCCATAGAGACCCCGACAATGCTGTCCATAGTGTTCTGGTCTGTGTCCTCATCCCCTCCATCAATGTCAGGCCGTACACAGTTCTTTACGATAACGCTGACAATAGGGGTGTCAGCCTGTGGGTCCGTGGGGCTAGCTGGTCTCAGAGATGGCCCTACACCAACCCCACCGTCCGGCTTTCCCAGAGTTGCACCGCCTGGCCCGTCGGCCTCATCAGCAGACTGGATGGCCTCTTTAGCATCGATGTCAGGAATGTCAAATGCTGCCAATAGGTCATCGAAATCTGGGGTCTTCATGTCCCCCATGCCGGGACCAAATCCTGCAAGAGAGGATACACCAAGAGGACAGAAAATGAGTGATATGATTCCAAGTTTAAAACATCCTGTGTTTCTAATTTCTCATTGAAATTGCTAGCCAGCTGGCTATCCTTATGTGTTGCAGTTCAGtaaaggtagctagctagttagtagCTAAGCAAGTTATTAACACAGATCCAAGTCGAACAGAATTGTATTTGACCCGAGCATTTGCAGCGACTGTTAGCCAGTTTAGCAAAACATTGCATACAGTAAACATTTCGAGAGGGGTGCTGTTATTACCTAGCCAGCTAGCATGAACACAATGCAGTTTGACACATAGCCCGTCTCGCTACGATTGTCAACAAATAGCTATCGCTAGCTGGCTAAAACCTACGACAGACTAGCGAAAACctatttagctaactagctaagaaATACATCCAATTGTTTATCGGTTAAATAGATTAATTCACCGAGTGTGGACGTTACATTTTATATACTTGACATATGGATTAACCTGCAATGGCTTCACAACTAATTAATCATTTAAAAGCACAAACGTCTCGCAGCTGTTCAAGTTTATTTCGGCTTCCCCCGCCAGGCTAGATGGCCCGGCCGCGCTGAGCCCAAGCAGAGCGAGGGGTCCTTTAGTGGAGGCCATCCCATGCATTCATAACGAGTTACTGGGAAATAAGCATAAATCATTGTCACTGTGGACAATTGATGGGACCGGAATTTTGATTCTCAATTgcacatattttttaaatagtttaCCTGGATCTGTGATTCAACTATTGTCGCTCGCTCAAGATGACGTGCCTTTACTTCCTGCCACACAATGAAGAGGTCCTATCAGATCATTGTATTAATGCAATTTTTGTATTGCCGAAGCTACAAAAAGAAATTGTCGTGGAAATGGTGCCACATACGGACAAATGTAATTTGTTAATATTAAATGTTATCACAAAAGATAACATAATAAAAACTGATATGTTAATTCTTGCCACAATAGTTCACACACCTTTCTCTAATTAAGCTTTGCTGTTCTGGCTATATGGGGTGGAGGGGAGTGGGGACTGGGCAAGCAATCAATCAGACAGATATACACACCAACAAGCGTCATCCATCTTATTTATTGcaatagaaaaataacaaaataaaaggAGGATATTTAGTTTACAAGCTTGGGGACCTGTCATTAAATAAAACGTATAATGTCAGTTAAGATAGGTCCCCAATCTCACTGATTTACCCTGTCATTAAATACAACATATAATGCCAGTCAGTCTTGCGAATCAGTCAGTTAAGATGGGGTAAATCAGTGAGAAACCGGAAAATATTTAGATTGTATGCCAATGACAATCCTGGTGGCATTCCAGTTTggtctgtttgtgtgtgcttgtgggtTTCTTGTGAATGTTGTTGACTGTCCGTCATATCATGCGTTAGTGTCCGTCCaactgtcttcctgtctgtagcCTTGCATAATTCTGTCGGTGTCAACTACCCTACCAGAGCCatgtcaaaagttgtgcactatttagggtgccatttcagacacaaccCATGTGTGTCGTCAATTTGTCTGTCCCCATGCCTCATTTCTTCTTATCCTCGTCTTTCTTGCGGTTAGGCTTGGGTGGGCCTGTCTGGGAGGCCAGGGAGCCCATGGCGTTTCGGATGGCCTCATTGTTAGGGTCGACACCTGGCAGGTTCTGCAGGACACTTTGGAGAAACTCTGGGTCCTGCATCACATCATAGTCATCCTCCTCCTGAGGAAGAACCACAAGGCACATCATTAATAAAGGCACTGATTATGTATTCTGTTTGTTGTCAGCACCATTTGAGCAGGTCAAATTCCTGGTACATGTACTTGCAAATAGAGGTGATTTTGAttggaagggagatggagaactTACACACAAATGAGACAAAACACCAGTGACTAAATAGAGAAAGGGCGTGTTTCATAAACTGCAACTGTGAAATTTTAGCGGACAGACGTCACACGACTGTATTGAAAAACAAACTATAAGGTTTCTGATTTCATTGATCATGCGAGTTACCTACCTTGGCAGTTTCAGTGTCCATAGCATCGCCATACTCTAATCACAGGGATGGGTTGgtagggaatggagggagagggtcaAAATCAAATAAGATGTATATCATATGGAAACTCTATGTATCTGGAAATGTCCCTTTGTTTTGGTTTGCGGTGTAACTATGACAGTCCAGATCATTGGTAAGTACCAAGCTTTAAAAAcgaaatgttaaaaaaaaaaaaaatctatttttaaTCATCCACACcgcaaagtgtgtgtgtcagtgggtgCTATTCTGAAAGCATGAGAGTGGATGGTGATTATAACGCACCCTCTCCGGCCAGAGACATCCGCATGGCGTATGCAATCTGCTCCTCCTCTGTCATATTGCTGAAGTCAGGCAGCACTGCAGCACCACCCGTCTCAGGCTGAGACACCGACATCTTTAGCAGGGCCTCCTCGGATTCTGAGGAATTAAACCATTACAGTACAAACATCTGTATTCTCCTTTATGCCTAACATACGTGAGATATTAGAATGGTTATGCATAAATAATACAGCAGACAAAAGGGATACACAAAACTTACTAAATATACACACATCTATACCTACCCTCACTTTCTTTACTGTCTGCTGTGGTGACATCGGCTGCAGAAGTAACAGCCACCTGGCGAGCCTCCTCCTCCTGCCTTTGTCTCTGCTCCTCCATGGACACACGCAGAGCCTGAGTAGAGAGGAACACAGTTAAAGGCCAGAAAAACTGTATGCTGGTGACTCTGGTTCACTGATTAaggtcactctggataagagcatctgctaaatgaccgaAATATAAATGCAAAAATGTCACTTTAAAAGGAACCCTATTGCATTTTTACTAGAGCAAGCTCGGGGTCGGCGCTGGGGTCCACGCCAAACTCAAAGTCGCTGGCGCCCAGGCCCATCATAGAGCCTCCTTCCCCAGCCAGGATGGGGGAGGAAAGCAGGGCGTCAGCCAGGCTAGGCCCTGGGGGTACAGTCACCAGGTGGGAACCCGTACCCTCCTTCCCATTCAGAGTGTTGATGAAGGCAGTCAGCTTCTCCGTATTAAACTCCTGGAGGAAGAGACACACAATAGAGAATATgggagaaggggagagtgagAATGAACCATTCAAGAGTTAATACTGTGTTATCTATGAAAATGTATGAAATACATTTATTTAGCTTGGAATGGAAACAAGCAGGAGTTAAAACCAAGTAATTGtgttaatcacacacacacacacacacaaacacacagagcctttggaaagtattcagatcccttgactttacCCACATTGTTaagttactgccttattctaaaatgtattaaattgcccCCAccctcaatcacacacacacacacacccaccaccataatgacaaatcaaatacAGACTTTTGCTaatataaaaattaaaaaaatctaaaaacatacCTTagttacataactattcagaccttttgctaagagactcaaaattgagctcaggtgcatcctgtttccattgatcatccgtgcttttacacctgc is part of the Oncorhynchus gorbuscha isolate QuinsamMale2020 ecotype Even-year linkage group LG09, OgorEven_v1.0, whole genome shotgun sequence genome and harbors:
- the LOC124043694 gene encoding zinc finger protein 687b-like isoform X2, encoding MGDMKTPDFDDLLAAFDIPDIDAKEAIQSADEADGPGGATLGKPDGGVGVGPSLRPASPTDPQADTPIVSVIVKNCVRPDIDGGDEDTDQNTMDSIVGVSMGARLGVCAPDIAESEPLNHNGFGAAGITMPLTQAQAQSNGEPWSVSTPKTEGGGGGAGSTKLVKQVGNIFNRLKPLMAQGSGDPVGRARKMQLLQQQHTRQEAGKEASLSSSSSVVSAPLVSGVSVGLSSPFFPPSKPLLPSPPSALSSHPLHSSQPFNGAPKAGPTLCPRDSEGVDSDPDLGPPLLIQEPPGSPSRTPPKLTRRFRSSAGSSDSTHPMASSAAHPKPGDTPSGCLPQEDKHPEHVIEERDSPESPEPVIPISAAPVTAKRCSSPAVASTPPPSDLQEPKEEEEMEVENGIEKAMDGKADFGEEEGARTGEEKMEVDDGKSTPPTTESCTSTPGGPAAPARPLKVRIKTIKTSTGGITRTVTRVAPKAGAAGAKGMEPSKAPPGVRKTPVNRAWKPDTPSGRMAPSQSQKAKSLNTLPMSTLAASSAMLAAATKAQNKMAASSDSDKAKVSATAVSITKSAALPATPSVASSPKFSVATGGMSVRPVGAKTSNGGSASFLAGTHQPNKPASIVNSTGAVISRSQSSLVEAFNKILNSKNLLPSYKPDLSAAPPPEWGLPLPAMGYRCLECGDAFALERSLARHYDRRSLRIEVTCNHCAKRLAFFNKCSLLLHAREHKERGLVMQCSHLIMRPVTVEQMIGQQDTTPIISSPMSGAPAVSSSSSPLKDTQSPSAAQLRPVRRAPQIPQVLMPLPSKKGEVLQYHNFKCPECQAQFSGKAELVAHFQQIRATSNSTCMLCSPPMMLPNWCSVSAHQRIHKHRAPHVCPECGGIARQASFQTHLEEACLHFARRIGYRCSSCQVVFGGLNSIKSHIQAAHCEVFHKCPSCPMAFKSAPSAQGHISTQHPTLTGGQAKLIYKCVMCDTVFTQKPLLYMHFDTHLAKQKVHVFKCPDCTKLYAQKGSMMEHIKTAHRRQSVKQEGQSNASAPAPTNPSAPSLPKSKPSAKKDNSDGEDWGRDQEEEEGEEEGGEDYEEPENQSSSMEVGSHRGTISEWSCQQCQKTFTQSDDYISHMKTEHGKTMKKFPCCVCESSFSTSSSLRRHVRVIHEGNKRVFHCQYCTEGKRTFSSRLILEKHIQVHHHRVRATDGQIRKRSVPGKGPGSSSELDGEGGPPGDEEGGGTDSREATEGGEEGSIPLKKTRASALPEPEEDDNVFRCVPCGFATEDGAEFQRHIPQHCADAASFQCLQCGVCFASAGSLGRHRFITHRVRDPQGESHHRPPRTPSSPDDLPSSPQDGEDGKGKMSCRVCSRRFDRASDLNTHLRTHGMAFITAHKTDKPQ
- the LOC124043694 gene encoding zinc finger protein 687b-like isoform X1: MGDMKTPDFDDLLAAFDIPDIDAKEAIQSADEADGPGGATLGKPDGGVGVGPSLRPASPTDPQADTPIVSVIVKNCVRPDIDGGDEDTDQNTMDSIVGVSMGARLGVCAPDIAESEPLNHNGFGAAGITMPLTQAQAQSNGEPWSVSTPKTEGGGGGAGSTKLVKQVGNIFNRLKPLMAQGSGDPVGRARKMQLLQQQHTRQEAGKEASLSSSSSVVSAPLVSGVSVGLSSPFFPPSKPLLPSPPSALSSHPLHSSQPFNGAPKAGPTLCPRDSEGVDSDPDLGPPLLIQEPPGSPSRTPPKLTRRFRSSAGSSDSTHPMASSAAHPKPGDTPSGCLPQEDKHPEHVIEERDSPESPEPVIPISAAPVTAKRCSSPAVASTPPPSDLQEPKEEEEMEVENGIEKAMDGKADFGEEEGARTGEEKMEVDDGKSTPPTTESCTSTPGGPAAPARPLKVRIKTIKTSTGGITRTVTRVAPKAGAAGAKGMEPSKAPPGVRKTPVNRAWKPDTPSGRMAPSQSQKAKSLNTLPMSTLAASSAMLAAATKAQNKMAASSDSDKAKVSATAVSITKSAALPATPSVASSPKFSVATGGMSVRPVGAKTSNGGSASFLAGTHQPNKPASIVNSTGAVISRSQSSLVEAFNKILNSKNLLPSYKPDLSAAPPPEWGLPLPAMGYRCLECGDAFALERSLARHYDRRSLRIEVTCNHCAKRLAFFNKCSLLLHAREHKERGLVMQCSHLIMRPVTVEQMIGQQDTTPISMCSPSSISSPPPVSSPMSGAPAVSSSSSPLKDTQSPSAAQLRPVRRAPQIPQVLMPLPSKKGEVLQYHNFKCPECQAQFSGKAELVAHFQQIRATSNSTCMLCSPPMMLPNWCSVSAHQRIHKHRAPHVCPECGGIARQASFQTHLEEACLHFARRIGYRCSSCQVVFGGLNSIKSHIQAAHCEVFHKCPSCPMAFKSAPSAQGHISTQHPTLTGGQAKLIYKCVMCDTVFTQKPLLYMHFDTHLAKQKVHVFKCPDCTKLYAQKGSMMEHIKTAHRRQSVKQEGQSNASAPAPTNPSAPSLPKSKPSAKKDNSDGEDWGRDQEEEEGEEEGGEDYEEPENQSSSMEVGSHRGTISEWSCQQCQKTFTQSDDYISHMKTEHGKTMKKFPCCVCESSFSTSSSLRRHVRVIHEGNKRVFHCQYCTEGKRTFSSRLILEKHIQVHHHRVRATDGQIRKRSVPGKGPGSSSELDGEGGPPGDEEGGGTDSREATEGGEEGSIPLKKTRASALPEPEEDDNVFRCVPCGFATEDGAEFQRHIPQHCADAASFQCLQCGVCFASAGSLGRHRFITHRVRDPQGESHHRPPRTPSSPDDLPSSPQDGEDGKGKMSCRVCSRRFDRASDLNTHLRTHGMAFITAHKTDKPQ